The region GACTCCGTTAAGGTATATCTCTTCCATTTTCATACGGGGTTTGGTGTGTCCAACGTTTAAAAAAGCTCCTGAGGAACACATTGCACCGAAAGTTCCTGTTGTAACTACATCAACTTCTTCTGCTGCTTTTACAACACCCAGCTCTTCGACAATTTCTATCATCTCTTCAGCAGTAACAACTACTGCTTCTCCTTTTCTTATCTTCTCGTTTATCTCTTCGTACGTTTTTACCACCTTGAGCTGTTGTTTCATTTACCTTCCTCTCAAAAAGGAGTTTCTAATCTTATACTTTAGGGAATATATAAGTTTTTTAAACTATTGGTAGTTTTTTCATCAGTTGTTTCTGCAATCAGGTCAACATTACTTGCCAAACCGGTAATTTTTGCTTTAACTATGGAACCGGGTTTAAAGTTCCCTTTTAGGAATACCAAGCCATCTATTTCATATGCGTTTCTATAACTTCTTGCTTCCATAAATCCAGGCATTTCGTGAGATGCTGTATCAACGATTAGTTCAAATTCCTTTCCAACAAGCTCTAAGTGCTTCTTTTCGTAGATGGAATATTGAACTTCTTCTATGAGGTTTAGTCTAGATTCTTTTACTTCTTCCTCTAAATCTCCAAGAGGATAGGCAGCTGTTCCTTCTTCCCTTGAATACTTAAAGAAACCTGCCCAGTCAAACTGAACATCTTTGATAAAGGAGAGGAGTTCTTCAAACTCCCTTTCTCCTTCTGTTGGAAATCCAACTATAAAGGTCGTTCTTATCGTCACATCCTTTATCCTTTTCCTAAGTTTATCGATAAGTTCTTCAACACCTTTCCTTGTATATTTCCTACCCATTGAAGCCAAAACTTTGTTGTTTATATGTTGAAAAGGAACATCAAAGTACTTAAGTACTTTTTCGGAATTTGCGACAAAATCTATTAGCGAATCAGAAATGTGGGTTGGATATGTGTACATAAGTCTTATCCACTCTATACCTTCAACCTTTTCAAGTTCTTCGAGAAGTTTAAGGAGTCCTTCCTTATCTCCTTTGTCATAAAGATAAGCTGTTGTATCCTGTGCTATAACGTAAAGTTCTTTGACTCCTTGATCGGAAAGTTTTTTTGCTTCTTCTACTAGTTCCTCTATCGGACGGCTTTTGAGATTTCCTCTTATTATCGGTATGGCACAGTAACTACAGTTGTTTGAACAACCTTCTGAAATTTTCAGGTAGGCAATATGAGGGGGAGTTGTTATCTGTCTTAGTAGATAAGGTTTCTGAACTGCAATTTTTTGGTTAAGAATCTTCTCAGCTACCTTCGTTATTTCGTCAACTCCTATGAAAATATCAACCTCTGGAAGTTCTTTTTTAAGTTCTTCTTTGTATCTTTGATAAAGACATCCTGCGACTACTACTTTCTTTTCAGGATTTTCGTTCTTTTCTTCTATAGCGTTAAGGATTTCATCTATTGATTCTTCCTTAGCAGGCTGAATGAATCCACATGTGTTTACAATGATTATGTCAGCGTCTTTTAAGTTATCAACAAATACGACCTTTCCAGTTGCCTTTAAAAGACCGAGCATCACTTCTGTGTCAACTTGGTTTTTGGGACATCCAAGACTTATTACAGCAACTTTTTTCATTTTACTCCCTGTAAAACCTTTATCTTTTTCTCTTTAACAATCTTACCAACAATAGTAGCATGGATTACACCTTTTTCTCTAAGCTTTCTCAGGAGTTTTTCACTTTTTTCTTCTGGGACGGAGATTAGAAGGCCTCCTGAAGTCTGAGGGTCGAATAGTAGTGCTCTTGTATCTTCATCTACTAGGCTGTCAAATTCAACAAAATCTTTTACGTAGTCCATATTCTCGTAAGTTGCTGCTGGTAAGAGTCCCATTGAAGCATACTCTCTTGCTCCTTTAAGAAAAGAAAAGTTGTTAATGAAAATTTCAGC is a window of Desulfurobacteriaceae bacterium DNA encoding:
- a CDS encoding homocysteine biosynthesis protein: MKQQLKVVKTYEEINEKIRKGEAVVVTAEEMIEIVEELGVVKAAEEVDVVTTGTFGAMCSSGAFLNVGHTKPRMKMEEIYLNGV
- the rimO gene encoding 30S ribosomal protein S12 methylthiotransferase RimO → MKKVAVISLGCPKNQVDTEVMLGLLKATGKVVFVDNLKDADIIIVNTCGFIQPAKEESIDEILNAIEEKNENPEKKVVVAGCLYQRYKEELKKELPEVDIFIGVDEITKVAEKILNQKIAVQKPYLLRQITTPPHIAYLKISEGCSNNCSYCAIPIIRGNLKSRPIEELVEEAKKLSDQGVKELYVIAQDTTAYLYDKGDKEGLLKLLEELEKVEGIEWIRLMYTYPTHISDSLIDFVANSEKVLKYFDVPFQHINNKVLASMGRKYTRKGVEELIDKLRKRIKDVTIRTTFIVGFPTEGEREFEELLSFIKDVQFDWAGFFKYSREEGTAAYPLGDLEEEVKESRLNLIEEVQYSIYEKKHLELVGKEFELIVDTASHEMPGFMEARSYRNAYEIDGLVFLKGNFKPGSIVKAKITGLASNVDLIAETTDEKTTNSLKNLYIP